One part of the Pieris napi chromosome 4, ilPieNapi1.2, whole genome shotgun sequence genome encodes these proteins:
- the LOC125048871 gene encoding uncharacterized protein LOC125048871 → MENLFQASFTDGLKTIRHSRKTEELLRKQAYLFRSLDKIFELSNVYSESDKDELEGALDEIKWHWDLIFKTHIYILVDHGGSYSEYENIYYEKQAICRRQKRKIYLKLHSLETHMDSPVLYSYNSENLETGNNQTWKDSIAKQQRPSSNFSISKNSLSTHFDTQGQGNANLNCNSTQAEQSFQYKSDKKISSSSAMVEGLAESGNNQQIPSGIAMMPIQKTTDVQQETSIVALAEAVAASLGVDSKEPTRYRTPIGLSVNHSIHADNYQGGELSKLAESVAQSLTDYSKEQHSTEEKESLSQSISYKKNKNLNSSLVLSKPFLEAPIQLKVKRKVQKER, encoded by the exons ATGGAGAATTTATTCCAAGCTTCGTTTACCGACGGTCTGAAAACCATCAGGCATTCAAGAAAAACCGAAGAGTTGCTTCGCAAACAagcatatttatttaggtcGCTTGATAAGATTTTTGAACTATCAAATGTATACTCCGAATCCGACAAAGATGAACTTGAAGGAGCGCTAGACGAAATAAAGTGGCATtgggatttaatttttaaaacccaTATCTACATACTTGTTGATCATGGCGGATCCTACTCtgagtatgaaaatatatattacgagAAGCAAGCTATATGTAGGCGCCAAAAGAGAAAGATATATCTCAAATTACATTCTTTAGAAACGCATATGGATTCACCggtactttattcatataattcaGAAAATTTGGAAACAGGTAATAATCAAACCTGGAAAGATTCAATTGCAAAACAACAGCGACCTTCATCAAATTTTAGCATCAGCAAAAATTCGCTGTCAACGCATTTCGATACACAAGGTCAAGGAAatgcaaatttaaattgtaattctaCGCAAGCAGAGCAatcatttcaatataaatcgGACAAGAAAATCTCTTCGTCTTCGGCAATGGTGGAAGGTTTAGCAGAAAGTGGTAACAATCAGCAGATACCATCAGGCATAGCAATGATGCCAATACAGAAGACCACTGATGTGCAGCAGGAAACATCGATAGTGGCATTGGCGGAAGCAGTGGCAGCCAGTCTCGGAGTGGACTCCAAAGAGCCCACCCGGTACCGGACTCCGATAGGTCTTAGTGTTAATCACAGTATACATGCAGATAATTATCAAGGCGGAGAATTATCCAAATTGGCAGAAAGCGTAGCACAGTCGTTAACTGACTACAGCAAGGAGCAACATAGC acagaagaaaaagaaagtttGTCTCAGTCCATTTCTTATaagaagaataaaaatttaaatagtagcTTAGTATTGTCTAAGCCATTTTTAGAAGCGCCGATTCAATT GAAGGTCAAAAGGAAAGTTCAGAAAGAAAGGTAA
- the LOC125049230 gene encoding serine/threonine-protein kinase MAK produces the protein MNRYLMLQQLGDGTYGSVVLAQRRDTGEKVAIKRMKRKYYSWDEAMNLREVKSLKKLNHANIVKLREVIRENDTLYFVFEYMRGNLYQLIRDSERPLPEPALRNITFQVLQGLAHMHRHGFFHRDLKPENLLCAGPDLVKIADLGLARETRSRPPYTEYVSTRWYRAPEVLLRDPHYGAPIDLWALGCIIAELYTSRPLLPGNSEIDQLHKMCTVLGTPNWPEGHALAASLRIRLPASTGIPLARAVPRASAAALALLAALLRFPPGERPTATQALRYPYFAVGTALVLGPPATQPRRSNHYEDEKIYPSAVLEMEPSHETGPTTRGYVATTYYDQFAHVLGGKLVKSGGRDAAVSGAGATMETERAACAYFGATRYVTGTRVDTSFFRNLPLQSLKEAAALGSNPTRVDWAAKYLR, from the exons ATGAACCGGTATCTTATGCTGCAGCAGCTCGGTGACGGTACGTATGGCTCAGTTGTGCTAGCGCAACGCAGAGATACTGGAGAAAAGGTGGCTATCAAACGCATGAAACGAAAGTATTACTCTTGGGACGAAGCTATGAACCTTCGCGAGGTTAAATCTTTAAAGAAACTGAATCACGCGAATATTGTGAAACTGCGCGAGGTCATCAGAGAGAATGATACACTGTACTTCGTATTCGAGTATATGCGTGGTAATTTGTACCAGCTTATTCGAGATTCCGAGCGGCCGTTGCCAGAACCGGCGCTACGCAACATCACATTCCAAGTACTACAGGGGCTTGCTCATATGCATCGCCATGGCTTCTTTCACCGCGACCTAAAACCCGAGAATTTACTTTGCGCCGGTCCTGACCTCGTCAAAATAGCCGATCTTGGACTAGCAAGAGAGACTCGTTCTCGACCACCTTACACCGAATATGTGTCTACCCGCTGGTACCGGGCGCCGGAAGTACTGCTACGCGATCCCCACTATGGAGCGCCTATAGATCTTTGGGCGCTGGGGTGTATTATCGCCGAGTTATATACGAGCCGCCCGTTGTTGCCCGGGAATTCGGAAATTGACCAACTACATAAAATGTGCACAGTACTAGGAACACCGAACTGGCCCGAAGGTCATGCCCTAGCAGCATCGCTGCGCATACGGTTGCCGGCAAGTACGGGCATTCCGCTGGCACGCGCCGTGCCCCGTGCCTCCGCTGCAGCACTAGCGCTGCTCGCTGCACTTCTGCGCTTCCCACCCGGAGAACGCCCAACCGCCACTCAGGCACTCAG atatccTTATTTTGCTGTAGGCACTGCCTTAGTACTGGGACCACCGGCTACACAACCTAGAAG GAGCAATCACTATGAAGACGAGAAAATATACCCGTCGGCGGTCCTCGAGATGGAACCATCCCACGAAACGGGTCCAACTACACGAGGATACGTTGCGACAACATACTATGATCAATTTGCGCATGTGTTAGG AGGAAAATTGGTGAAAAGTGGCGGACGTGATGCGGCAGTTAGTGGAGCTGGAGCTACCATGGAAACGGAGCGAGCAGCCTGTGCGTATTTTGGAGCCACACGGTATGTCACTGGAACTAGGGTCGATACCTCCTTCTTCCGCAATCTACCATTACAGTCGCTAAAAG AGGCTGCGGCGTTGGGAAGCAATCCAACACGAGTGGACTGGGCCGCCAAATACTTGCGATGA
- the LOC125048728 gene encoding tryptophan--tRNA ligase, mitochondrial isoform X1, giving the protein MCILTRGLIRVKRYAHICKFSTQGCRRQKNTTGDNPLELNNTIIGAEEDGRWPRRIVSGLQPTGALHVGNYFAAVRRCVQLQEQGQDVMMFIADLHALTTKQVSPAAMQDNTLQLTAYLLASGLDPARTVLFAQSAVPRHAELCWVLTCLATQARLAHLPQYRERTAGGGDLGAGLLLYPVLQAADVLLYRATHVPVGADQLQHLQLAALLARTFRHRYGPAFPTPRALLPADGSDRVRSLRDPAKKMSKSDPDPKSRIVLGDSDDAVRAKIRKAVTDFTPQVTFDPATRPGVSNLVLLQCLAEDKTPEEVTDEAGGLTTAQYKRVVAEALVSVLGPMRARAEELQSRPRLLRDVLRHGAARARRRADAVYADVAALTGLAPVELVEADKKLKVA; this is encoded by the exons ATGTGTATATTAACAAGAGGATTGATACGCGTGAAAAGATACGCTCATATATGCAAGTTCAGTACACAGGGTTGCCGTCGACAG AAGAATACTACAGGTGATAACCCACTTGAGCTGAATAATACCATTATTGGTGCAGAAGAAGATGGAAGATGGCCTAGAAGAATAGTATCAGGTCTACAACCAACTGGAGCCTTGCATGTTGGTAATTACTTTGCTGCGGTGCGCCGTTGTGTACAGCTGCAAGAGCAAGGACAAGATGTGATGATGTTTATTGCTGATTTGCATGCTTTAACCACAaaacag GTGAGCCCGGCCGCGATGCAAGACAACACACTGCAGTTGACGGCATATCTGCTGGCCAGCGGCTTGGACCCGGCGCGCACCGTGCTGTTCGCGCAGTCGGCCGTGCCGCGTCACGCCGAACTGTGCTGGGTGCTGACCTGCCTGGCCACGCAGGCCCGCCTCGCACATCTGCCGCAATACCGCGAACGCACCGCCGGCGGCGGCGACCTCGGCGCCGGGCTACTGCTGTACCCGGTTTTGCAGGCGGCCGACGTGCTGCTCTACCGCGCGACGCACGTGCCCGTCGGCGCCGATCAGCTGCAGCACCTGCAGTTGGCCGCGTTGCTCGCGCGCACGTTTCGGCACCGCTACGGCCCGGCCTTTCCGACGCCCCGCGCGTTGCTGCCCGCCGACGGCAGCGACCGCGTGCGCAGCCTGCGCGACCCCGCCAAGAAGATGTCCAAATCCGACCCGGACCCCAAGTCGCGCATCGTGCTCGGCGACTCGGACGACGCCGTCCGCGCCAAGATCAGAAAGGCCGTGACCGACTTTACGCCTCAG GTGACGTTCGACCCGGCGACGAGGCCGGGCGTGTCCAACCTGGTGCTGCTGCAGTGCCTGGCCGAGGACAAGACGCCCGAAGAGGTCACCGACGAGGCGGGGGGACTGACGACGGCGCAGTATAAGCGCGTGGTGGCCGAAGCGCTCGTTTCCGTGCTCGGCCCGATGCGTGCGCGCGCCGAGGAGCTGCAGTCGCGGCCGCGGCTGCTGCGCGACGTGCTGCGCCACGGGGCGGCGCGCGCTCGGCGCCGGGCCGACGCCGTGTACGCCGACGTGGCCGCGCTCACGGGTTTGGCGCCGGTCGAGCTCGTGGAGGCCGACAAGAAGCTGAAGGTTGCGTAG
- the LOC125048728 gene encoding tryptophan--tRNA ligase, mitochondrial isoform X2, with protein sequence MCILTRGLIRVKRYAHICKFSTQGCRRQNTTGDNPLELNNTIIGAEEDGRWPRRIVSGLQPTGALHVGNYFAAVRRCVQLQEQGQDVMMFIADLHALTTKQVSPAAMQDNTLQLTAYLLASGLDPARTVLFAQSAVPRHAELCWVLTCLATQARLAHLPQYRERTAGGGDLGAGLLLYPVLQAADVLLYRATHVPVGADQLQHLQLAALLARTFRHRYGPAFPTPRALLPADGSDRVRSLRDPAKKMSKSDPDPKSRIVLGDSDDAVRAKIRKAVTDFTPQVTFDPATRPGVSNLVLLQCLAEDKTPEEVTDEAGGLTTAQYKRVVAEALVSVLGPMRARAEELQSRPRLLRDVLRHGAARARRRADAVYADVAALTGLAPVELVEADKKLKVA encoded by the exons ATGTGTATATTAACAAGAGGATTGATACGCGTGAAAAGATACGCTCATATATGCAAGTTCAGTACACAGGGTTGCCGTCGACAG AATACTACAGGTGATAACCCACTTGAGCTGAATAATACCATTATTGGTGCAGAAGAAGATGGAAGATGGCCTAGAAGAATAGTATCAGGTCTACAACCAACTGGAGCCTTGCATGTTGGTAATTACTTTGCTGCGGTGCGCCGTTGTGTACAGCTGCAAGAGCAAGGACAAGATGTGATGATGTTTATTGCTGATTTGCATGCTTTAACCACAaaacag GTGAGCCCGGCCGCGATGCAAGACAACACACTGCAGTTGACGGCATATCTGCTGGCCAGCGGCTTGGACCCGGCGCGCACCGTGCTGTTCGCGCAGTCGGCCGTGCCGCGTCACGCCGAACTGTGCTGGGTGCTGACCTGCCTGGCCACGCAGGCCCGCCTCGCACATCTGCCGCAATACCGCGAACGCACCGCCGGCGGCGGCGACCTCGGCGCCGGGCTACTGCTGTACCCGGTTTTGCAGGCGGCCGACGTGCTGCTCTACCGCGCGACGCACGTGCCCGTCGGCGCCGATCAGCTGCAGCACCTGCAGTTGGCCGCGTTGCTCGCGCGCACGTTTCGGCACCGCTACGGCCCGGCCTTTCCGACGCCCCGCGCGTTGCTGCCCGCCGACGGCAGCGACCGCGTGCGCAGCCTGCGCGACCCCGCCAAGAAGATGTCCAAATCCGACCCGGACCCCAAGTCGCGCATCGTGCTCGGCGACTCGGACGACGCCGTCCGCGCCAAGATCAGAAAGGCCGTGACCGACTTTACGCCTCAG GTGACGTTCGACCCGGCGACGAGGCCGGGCGTGTCCAACCTGGTGCTGCTGCAGTGCCTGGCCGAGGACAAGACGCCCGAAGAGGTCACCGACGAGGCGGGGGGACTGACGACGGCGCAGTATAAGCGCGTGGTGGCCGAAGCGCTCGTTTCCGTGCTCGGCCCGATGCGTGCGCGCGCCGAGGAGCTGCAGTCGCGGCCGCGGCTGCTGCGCGACGTGCTGCGCCACGGGGCGGCGCGCGCTCGGCGCCGGGCCGACGCCGTGTACGCCGACGTGGCCGCGCTCACGGGTTTGGCGCCGGTCGAGCTCGTGGAGGCCGACAAGAAGCTGAAGGTTGCGTAG
- the LOC125048731 gene encoding uncharacterized protein LOC125048731, translating into MNSALSRSRVSAEQLDLLLTFMEEHRDFAAGKQSIYSRFSASKLWRLLAERLNAAAADTGGARKSPDKWCRYWADVKYKARKKCAAGGALGDLSSAEERLQNILSCKNDLNAVSGGAAASDEERKALDEDMCSEGSAPLATDELLAEAAMRTALAAEKQAEAVVHAVDLLRDLVTLLRERPPAPPPATHDHLAMQHQHHHPL; encoded by the exons ATGAACTCAGCGCTGTCCAGGAGCAGAGTAAGTGCAGAGCAACTGGATCTGCTATTGACTTTTATGGAAGAGCACCGTGACTTTGCAGCTGGCAAACAGTCGATATATTCTCGCTTTAGCGCTAGTAAACTGTGGCGGCTACTTGCCGAGAGGTTAAACGCTGCGGCGGCAGACACGGGCGGTGCTCGGAAATCACCAGATAAGTGGTGCCGCTACTGGGCGGACGTTAAATATAAAGCAAGAAAGAAGTGTGCCGCCGGAGGTGCACTAGGTGACCTCTCGTCTGCAGAGGAGCGCTTACAGAATATTCTCAGTTGCAAAAACGATT TAAACGCGGTGTCGGGCGGCGCGGCGGCTTCGGACGAGGAGCGCAAGGCTCTCGACGAGGACATGTGCTCGGAGGGATCCGCGCCGTTGGCAACCGACGAGCTGCTGGCCGAGGCCGCCATGCGCACCGCGCTGGCCGCCGAGAAGCAGGCCGAGGCCGTCGTGCACGCCGTGGACCTGCTGCGAGACCTCGTGACGCTACTGCGCGAACGACCCCCCGCACCTCCGCCCGCGACCCACGACCACCTGGCCATGCAGCACCAGCACCACCACCCGCTCTGA
- the LOC125048727 gene encoding uncharacterized protein LOC125048727 translates to MADAELVKAIAFGLTYFYLKCKQSEIKKRRARRQRRWWMKKIHHNRTRQFIEEKFNELLYEPSGEFDNFCRMSYSDFEFLLQKISPMISKHDTDFREAIPAKFRLAITLRFLASGDSYKSLHFLFKVSVSMISIIIREVCRALNEILKDLVKMPTTAEGWLNIEEGFRTKFPHCIGALDGKHVVIESPTHSGTEYYNYKKTFSIVLLALVDSKYKFVFADIGSQGRISDGGVFNNCLLWKRIIRNEIDFPPPCPLPGSNINIPYVFLADGALALSQHVMKPYPGNHEVGSPKRLFNQNLSRSRVVVENTFGILTSVFRIFRRPINLEPQTVTEFTMTCVLLHNFLRTSKSSSNRYTPQSSFDVYDSSGNMVTPGSWRRDNDEYNALQNLPQIPRRSPVSAREVREEFTSYFNRIG, encoded by the exons ATGGCGGACGCCGAACTTGTGAAGGCTATTGCATTTGGTTTAACGtacttttatttgaaatgtaagcaaagtgaaataaaaaaaaggagaGCTCGACGACAGCGAAGATGGTGGATGAAAAAGATTCATCATAATCGTACCAG aCAATTTATAGAAGAGAAATTTAATGAACTTTTATATGAACCATCTGGAGAGTTTGATAACTTCTGCCGAATGAGCTATTctgattttgagtttttactGCAAAAAATTTCACCAATGATATCCAAGCATGATACAGACTTCAGAGAAGCTATACCAGCCAAATTTCGTCTTGCCATTACGCTACGATTTTTGGCATCTGGTGATTCTTACAAAAGCCTTCACTTCTTGTTTAAAGTATCTGTCTCTATGATATCAATAATCATTCGTGAAGTTTGCCGAGCTCTTAATGAAATTCTAAAGGATCTAGTTAAG ATGCCCACCACAGCAGAAGGATGGCTTAATATAGAAGAAGGATTCAGGACTAAATTTCCGCATTGCATAGGTGCATTGGATGGCAAGCATGTAGTCATTGAAAGCCCAACGCATAGTGGAACAGAGTATTACAATTATAAGAAAACTTTTAGCATTGTCCTTTTGGCTTTAGTGGATAGCAAATACAAATTTGTATTCGCAGACATCGGGAGTCAAGGAAGAATAAGTGACGGCGGCgtctttaataattgtttactaTGGAAAAGAATAATTAGAAACGAGATAGATTTTCCACCACCATGTCCACTTCCAGGATCGAATATTAATATTCCATACGTGTTTTTAGCTGACGGTGCTTTAGCATTGAGTCAACACGTAATGAAACCCTACCCTGGAAACCATGAAGTAGGCTCACCAAAAAGGTTATTTAACCAAAATTTATCTAGATCCCGAGTTGTAGTTGAAAATACGTTTGGAATTTTAACCTCAGTTTTCAGAATATTCAGACGCCCTATCAATTTAGAACCACAAACTGTAACGGAATTTACGATGACTTGTGTACTACTACATAACTTTTTGAGAACAAGTAAAAG TTCTTCAAATCGATATACTCCTCAGAGTTCGTTTGACGTATATGACAGTAGTGGAAATATGGTTACCCCTGGTTCATGGCGTAGAGATAACGACGAATATAATGCATTGCAAAATTTACCACAAATACCACGAAGATCTCCGGTGAGCGCCAGAGAAGTCAGGGAAGAATTtacttcatattttaataggattggataa
- the LOC125048730 gene encoding uncharacterized protein LOC125048730: MSCWSNEKSLSFLEHYQMEPCIWNPKDANHKDKKKQADAWIRLAELTGRPVKEIKNKKEILMTTFRKHLKKKRESMRSGAGAEEIYNPTWYAYETMESFLLPVYTCNEGINTETQSQQIEEDTDQTEDDPLIRDRTISTVTTPSRPPSRSPSRPPSIQAVTNKRRRPASETAEKQMAVAFGQLTNVLGQRQNENIPAHDDDCDLYAKLLAIKLRELSTDERKIMMYQIDGLFINRISQKSILFSSVVNGWCIFNTISSSHSESTNIS; encoded by the exons atgagttGCTGGTCGAATGAGAAGAGTCTTTCGTTTCTGGAACATTATCAAATGGAACCATGCATCTGGAATCCGAAAGATGCAAATCATAAAGATAAAAAGAAACAAGCAGATGCATGGATTCGTCTTGCTGAACTTACTGGAAGGCCAgtaaaggaaataaaaaataaaaaagagatACTGATGACTACTTTTCGCAAgcacttgaaaaaaaaacgtgaatCTATGCGTTCTGGCGCAG gtgCCGAAGAAATATACAATCCAACTTGGTATGCTTACGAAACCATGGAGTCATTTTTACTACCAGTATATACTTGCAATGAAGGGATAAACACCGAAAca cAATCACAACAAATAGAAGAAGACACAGATCAGACAGAGGATGACCCTCTGATAAGAGACCGTACAATTAGTACGGTTACCACACCATCCAGACCACCATCTAGATCACCATCCAGACCACCATCCATACAAGCTGTTACTAATAAACGTCGTCGCCCTGCTTCTGAAACGGCTGAAAAGCAAATGGCCGTGGCTTTTGGACAATTAACAAATGTTTTGGGTCAAAGGCAGAATGAAAATATACCTGCTCACGACGATGATTGTGATCTATACGCAAAATTATTGGCTATAAAGCTACGTGAACTGTCAACTGATGAACGAAAAATTATGATGTACCAAATAGATGGGTTGTTTATAAACAGAATCAgtcaaaaatcaatattattctCGTCCGTCGTCAATGGCTGGTGCATATTCAACACCATCTCCTCAAGTCATTCCGAGTCGACCAACATCAGTTAA
- the LOC125048729 gene encoding reticulon-4-interacting protein 1, mitochondrial, whose protein sequence is MSGVGARMAAWRAHAYGGVGELRLESARVPPLRSADDLLVRVTAASLNPIDLAMLDGYGSRILNTLRRLEGADVEFPLVPGRDFSGVVVRAGRGARLQPGTRVWGVLPPHRPGALAEYVAVPSRWAGPAPVALDPLAAAGALYAGLTAASALRIAGLAGASALGARVLLLGLGGVGAAALQLLVQGGARVAVSCAPEQAAEALALGAVAALHRGEPDYEARVAASGPFDAVLDCGGVGGWAAAEAASRWGFSRYVTLTTPLLSECDSRGLLAGSVTALGALSAQTFGAMRGALARNREGPCPPHVRWAFFVPNASDIEMLRRLAERGQFRVSVQRVFGWRDAPAAFAALAEGHARGKLLLDFSD, encoded by the exons ATGTCCGGAGTGGGAGCACGAATGGCAGCGTGGCGCGCGCACGCGTACGGCGGCGTCGGCGAGCTGCGACTCGAGAGCGCCCGCGTGCCTCCGCTCCGAAGCGCCGACGACCTGCTCGTGCGCGTCACCGCCGCCTCGCTCAACCCCATCGATCTCGCCATGCTAG atgGATACGGATCGCGCATATTGAACACGCTTAGACGTCTGGAGGGCGCAGACGTCGAGTTCCCGTTGGTGCCGGGGCGCGACTTCAGCGGCGTCGTAGTGCGGGCGGGTCGCGGGGCGCGACTGCAGCCCGGGACGCGCGTGTGGGGTGTCCTGCCGCCGCATCGACCCGGTGCGCTCGCAGAATACGTCGCGGTGCCCTCGCGTTGGGCGGGGCCGGCGCCCGTCGCGCTCGATCCGCTCGCCGCGGCCGGAGCCCTCTACGCCGGCCTCACGGCCGCGAGTGCCTTGCGGATCGCCGGTCTAGCGGGAGCGTCCGCGCTAGGAGCGCGCGTGCTGCTGCTGGGGCTCGGGGGCGTCGGCGCGGCCGCGCTGCAGTTGTTAGTGCAGGGCGGCGCACGGGTGGCGGTGAGCTGCGCGCCCGAGCAGGCCGCCGAGGCGCTCGCGCTCGGCGCCGTCGCGGCGCTTCACCGCGGCGAACCGGACTACGAGGCGCGGGTGGCCGCCTCGGGCCCCTTCGATGCGGTGCTCGACTGCGGCGGCGTCGGCGGCTGGGCGGCCGCAGAGGCCGCTTCACGCTGGGGTTTCTCGCGGTACGTGACGCTGACGACGCCGCTTCTGAGCGAATGTGATTCGCGCGGGCTGTTGGCGGGGAGCGTCACGGCGCTAGGAGCGCTGTCGGCGCAGACGTTCGGAGCGATGCGAGGCGCCCTGGCGCGTAACCGGGAAGGGCCCTGCCCGCCTCACGTGCGCTGGGCGTTCTTTGTGCCGAACGCCTCCGATATAGAGATGCTGAGACGGCTCGCCGAGCGCGGGCAGTTTCGGGTGTCGGTGCAGCGCGTGTTCGGATGGCGAGATGCGCCGGCGGCGTTCGCGGCGCTGGCCGAGGGACACGCCAGAGGCAAGCTGTTGCTCGACTTCAGCGATTGA
- the LOC125048662 gene encoding protein ALP1-like — translation MIGPSIAKRETNIRQPVSPQTRLAITLRYLATGDSYSSLSYTFRVSKQLISKIIPDVCQELINSLAGYVKVPSSEQEWKQISREFEIRWNFPHCIGAIDGKHVMIVAPNNSGSEYYNYKNQFSMVLMAIADGNYNFIYANYGAKGRSSDSGIFQETPFYNALLENSLKLPRPEPITQGGTEMPYVIVGDSAFALTENIMKPYPGIHERGNKKRIFNYRLSRARRIIENVFGILCVVFRVFTKPIPLKPANCELVVIACVYLHNFLRRNSVSRSIYTPPQTFDFEDSEGNLLEGSWRRELSSFPMIDLQRRGRPASQSALCIREQFADYFITPEGRVPWQNNVA, via the exons ATGATTGGTCCATCAATAGCCAAAAGGGAAACAAATATTCGTCAGCCAGTTTCACCTCAAACGAGGCTGGCTATTACATTACGGTATCTTGCAACTGGAGATTCATACAGTTCTCTTTCATACACATTCAGAGTATCAAAACAATTGATTAGCAAAATTATACCAGATGTATGTCAAGAACTAATTAACTCACTAGCAGGATATGTCAAG gttcCAAGTTCGGAACAAGAATGGAAACAAATAAGTCGTGAATTCGAAATACGATGGAATTTTCCACATTGCATTGGGGCCATTGATGGGAAACACGTTATGATTGTGGCGCCAAATAATTCTGGAAGTGAAtactacaattataaaaatcagttCAGCATGGTACTTATGGCAATTGCAGATGGCAATTACAACTTTATTTACGCAAATTATGGAGCTAAGGGTCGGTCGTCCGACAGTGGAATATTTCAAGAAACACCGTTTTATAATGCATTGTTAGAAAACTCACTTAAACTGCCACGGCCTGAACCAATAACACAAGGCGGAACAGAAATGCCGTATGTAATTGTAGGTGACAGTGCTTTCGCGCTAACGGAGAACATCATGAAACCATATCCTGGCATTCATGAACGTGGGAACAAAAAGCGTATATTCAATTACAGACTATCAAGAGCTAGGAGGAttatagaaaatgtttttggCATTTTATGTGTGGTGTTCCGTGTATTCACTAAACCTATTCCGTTAAAACCAGCCAATTGTGAACTCGTGGTAATTGCTTGtgtatatttacataacttcTTAAGACGTAACTCAGTTTCCAGATCCATATATACACCTCCACAAACTTTTGATTTTGAAGACTCTGAAGGTAACCTATTAGAAGGTTCTTGGCGAAGGGAACTAAGTTCGTTTCCTATGATTGATTTGCAAAGACGGGGCAGGCCTGCATCACAATCAGCTCTTTGTATTAGAGAACAGTTTGCCGATTACTTTATAACTCCAGAGGGAAGAGTTCCATGGCAAAATAATGTAgcgtaa
- the LOC125048665 gene encoding uncharacterized protein LOC125048665: MAVVWSNDKIMQLIELFQSKPLLWDCSIKQYKDRNKKNDAFEEISQVLNIPKKDVETKIHVLRTQFTREKKKMSAKKTTGSGAIEKCKWIYYEPLEFLLCGATTSGETDTMNKTVDENNALESGMESEPSQSPRPNATTSTSSRKRNKTDESNEILEVLKSAKKKMDEREKKDPFDIYGEYIAAELRSVKDDQAVTQAKYHINTIYCMN; this comes from the exons ATGGCAGTAGTGTGGagcaatgataaaataatgcaattaatagaattatttcaaTCAAAACCATTATTATGGGattgttctataaaacaatacaaagaTAGAAACAAAAAGAACGATGCATTCGAAGAAATTTCTCAAGTCCTAAATATACCCAAAAAAGACGTAGAAACTAAAATACATGTACTGCGTACTCAATTTACTAGAGAGAAAAAAAAGATGTCGGCAAAAAAAACTACAGGCAGCGGCGCAATAGAAAAATGTAAATGGATTTATTACGAGCCATtggaatttttgttatgtggtGCAACTACTTCTGGTGAAACGGATACTATGAATAAAACA GTAGATGAAAACAATGCACTTGAAAGTGGTATGGAGTCAGAGCCATCTCAATCACCAAGGCCGAATGCTACAACATCTACATCTTCGAGGAAAAGAAATAAGACAGATGaatcaaatgaaatattagaGGTTTTGAAAAGTGCTAAAAAAAAGATGGATGAAAGGGAGAAGAAGGATCCATTTGATATATATGGTGAATATATTGCTGCTGAATTAAGAAGTGTTAAAGATGACCAAGCCGTGACACAGGCAAAGTACCATATTAATACCATATActgtatgaattaa